One Epinephelus moara isolate mb chromosome 20, YSFRI_EMoa_1.0, whole genome shotgun sequence genomic window carries:
- the LOC126407357 gene encoding uncharacterized protein LOC126407357 — MESDQSCNRDTRAAPPSPEKHQPGRDVTALLKRIRIHPEAQRILGNSFIPVVTLERLNLRSVWLSCLQPVVSLVRLPCQTRDKLHDLTSCLDRPQQNGFSHHEDNTSSPQSDLSQSELTLTSWTEPICPDSSPSEEPEQDSGFDCDSNPDQTYILFDSDEWDPDGKTETFYLDPDPEQTMVIQLDPEPDADQADPPLQLEDEMKCEVVQMDDGEDQKPDLYSSQVKQEKPDLYSSQVKQEVEEEEEVEEEEVEESSSLQRPGPGSGTEEMESEDFCAVCLNGGDLLCCDRCPKVYHLSCHIPPLISFPLGDWACTLCRSDQEPVETYDCENKPSCGGVKAPYTLSNQDQRRCEKLTLLLYCHTLSAPFHEPVSVLARNYYQIIKRPIDLSLIRRKLDKSNTLHYFTAEQFVDDVLLMFKNCATFNYPDSEVAQAGRSLEVFFLDKLKEIFPDRTFQSASQDRTDRARLCWLSRKRKENYRKRRFVFTGKKYYL, encoded by the exons ATGGAGTCAGATCAGTCCTGCAACAGAGACACCAGAGCAGCTCCGCCTTCACCTGAGAAACATCAGCCTGGAAGAGACGtgacagctttactgaagaGAATCAG GATTCACCCGGAGGCCCAGAGGATTCTGGGTAACTCCTTCATACCTGTGGTGACCCTGGAGCGTCTGAACCTTCGGTCTGTGTGGTTATCATGTCTGCAGCCTGTGGTCTCTCTGGTGAGACTGCCATGTCAAACACGAGACAAACTCCAtgacctcacttcctgtttggatcGACCTCAGCAG aACGGATTCAGTCACCACGAGGACAACACTTCATCACCTCAGTCTgatctcagccaatcagagctcacCTTGACCTCGTGGACCGAACCGATCTGTCCTGACAGCTCGCCCTCTGAAGAACCAGAGCAGGACTCAGGCTTCGACTGCGACTCGAATCCAGATCAGACCTACATCCTGTTTGACTCTGACGAGTGGGACCCTGATGggaaaactgagactttttaTCTGGATCCAGATCCTGAACAGACCATGGTGATCCAGCTGGATCCAGAACCAGACGCAGACCAGGCAGATCCACCTCTGCAGCTGGAGGATGAGATGAAATGTGAAGTGGTTCAAATGGACGATGGTGAAGATCAGAAACCTGATCTCTACAGTTCTCAGGTCAAGCAGGAG AAACCTGATCTCTACAGCTCTCAGGTCAAGCAGGAggtagaggaagaggaggaggtagaggaggaggaggtagaggagtCGTCGTCCCTGCAGAGGCCTGGTCCTGGATCAGGGACTGAGGAGATGGAGAGTGAAGATTTCTGTGCTGTTTGTCTGAACGGAGGAGATCTGCTCTGCTGCGACCGCTGTCCTAAAGTTTACCACCTGTCCTGTCACATTCCTCCGCTCATCAGCTTCCCTCT AGGTGACTGGGCGTGTACGCTGTGCAGAAGTGATCAGGAGCCTGTGGAGACGTACGACTGTGAGAACAAACCGTCCTGTGGAGGAGTCAAAGCTCCGTACACGCTGTCCAATCAGGACCAGAGG AGGTGTGAGAAGCTGACCCTTCTGCTGTACTGTCACACCCTCAGCGCTCCGTTCCATGAACCCGTCAGCGTCCTG GCCAGAAACTACTACCAGATCATCAAGAGGCCCATCGACCTGTCGCTGATCCGCAGGAAACTGGACAAGAGCAACACGTTGCACTACTTCACCGCCGAGCAGTTTGTCGATGACGTCCTGCTGATGTTTAAAAACTGCGCTACCTTCAATTAC CCGGACTCGGAGGTGGCTCAGGCCGGTCGGAGCCTGGAGGTGTTTTTTCTGGACAAACTGAAGGAGATTTTTCCCGACCGGACGTTCCAGTCGGCGAGCCAGGACCGGACGGACAGGGCTCGCCTATGCTGGCTcagcaggaagaggaaggagaacTACAGGAAGAGGAGATTCGTGTTCACAGGGAAAAAATATTACCTGTAA